In Lolium rigidum isolate FL_2022 chromosome 3, APGP_CSIRO_Lrig_0.1, whole genome shotgun sequence, the genomic window TGTGATCCATGATGCAATTACACGGCTCTAGAGGATTAATGGAGTGTTCCCCACAATTTGAGCAGTCCTTGAACTCTCCAAGCTCAAATTTTGAGTTCCAGATAAAGACCTTAAGCCGTGAAGCTTTATGGAGCACAGTACTTGAGATCGCCGAAGTCTCATAACCTGATATATCCATATACTCAAGCTCCTCCAGGCAGTCAAGGAATTTTATTATTGCGGCACAGGACATATCAGAATTTGGTATCTCAAGCTTCTTCAGACGCGGAAGAGAGTCACAAATTATAGAGGCCATATATTCATCCACATAAAGAGCAAACACTTTCAGTTCCAGGAAGTCTGGGCAACACTGATGCACATGGTGGAGGGCATCATAATTAATAAGACTCTCATCCACCGCCATGCCTTTAAGTGACTGAAGTTTGCCTATCGCCTTACAGAACTGATCATAAGTCATACATGTGGTAGGAAAGCTGAAATATTGCAGATTCGGACTCCTGTAGGGAACATCAAGAAAATGCAATCAAATTATACCGACAATAGCCATGCCCATAAAAAAATCCATGTCAAACAAATGCAGAGTTACCGCATATAAACGGTATATAAATTACAAAATACCATTAAGAATGCAACGCAAGCTATGAAAACCACATGCACCTGAGTTTATAAAAAAACATGCCAAATCCGTTTTGCGTGTTTTGTGGTTTTGTTCACTGAAAATACCATTCCGACAAATTTCAAATGCTCTAACAAATAGTATTCATTAGTGAACCCACATCAAATTGTCAAAACATGAATCAAAAGCAGTTCATAAGCATTGGAAAAAATCAACTGACCAGGTACAAATTCTAACTAACATCTAGATGAAGTGCATTGCCATGAAAAATCTCATTGTTTCAAGCAAGAGATCGCATGCGTACATGAAAGCAAGTAAGTATCTGCTGACAACAAGACAAAATAATACTCCGTACTAAATAAAATCATATATTTGCAATTTAAATTTTTGTGGGGTGATGTTATGCTAGGAAGTACCATGGCCCCACCATGGCAAGGACATCAGGTCTCCATTATGGGATAATATCCCTAATCCCTCATGTAAGTAGTTTATCCTATAAATTAGGAGACCTTAAACCAATTACCGATAAGGTCACTGTTGCTTAATTTGGCTTGTTAGGCCTCTATAAGAGGACTTCCTGTAAAATTTAATCAACCATAAGATTATGTATTCTGACTGAGTCCCCTTCTTTATCTCATCCTCACTGCCCTTGATTTGTGCCAAGCCCCCCACGGACTATCTCCAATGCTGAGCCACTTCAAAGGGAAAATGGTAAAGCTCTGAATGACGAGCCTTTGGAATCAGGAAAAGGAACGATAAAAGGAAACCCCTCCCTGCTTTCTTCTTTCTTCCGTTCCTTCTCTCCTGCCTCCAACTCAACCAGCCACCCATTCAAATCCATGGCGAGCTATGCCGGATCTCACCGTCGATCAACAAAAGTGGAAATCTCCATGCTAAACGGTGGCCATACATCCAGTTTTCTCCTCCAGTTAAGCTAAACCCTGTAATGTCCTAATTTCTAAATCCTCCATCTGCCCTTCTGTAATCTGCAGAGGCGCCCAAGTGGTGACCACGCATCCGCCCTAAAACCATTTTTTGTCAACTGGTAGCTCGAGGAGGAACTGCATGTCTAGCAGGGTTGGGAGATAGCGTACAGCGCGTGGGGCGCTAGACTCAGTGCAACAGTAATGGAACAGATTGATATGGTGGTGCAGCAGTTCACATCCTATCAGGGAAGATGACACTGCAGGAAATCCGTCCATGTCTGGTGCCTCCACCACCCATCCCTGGAAGCAAGAACGCCTACTATAGCAGCAGCGAGACTGCGCTGCAGGGACTGTGGTTATCTCTAGCCTGGAAGCGTACTGCTCTACGTGAGTCATGCGAGCTACGGCATTGGCATCTTCCTCATGGCGGCGGCAGGGCCACCATGTGTGGCACCATTGTTCCCCATGCTTGCATAGTTGCATCTCATAAGGCGTTCCTTCAGATTATTCACCtgcacacatgcaacacatgcatCTATGCAGAAGCCGATGAGTCAGGGGATAGGAAGCAATGGCCTCTACACATGGCACGAGATTAATTCCCTGCCATCAGCATGGGACTACATCAGACTATAACCGTGGCCCTTGCTTCCAAAGCCGAGCCATATGTCCAGGTGGGTTGTGATGCTATGTACATAAGTACATGGCCCAACCAGAGCAAGAAGACCAGCATATGGAAcaagatctcaaatcgttcagttaGTTACTTATCAttttaagttaggaagatatcttTTAGCTTTGGTCTTAAGCTAACTAGAGATTAGATCTACAGTTTTTTAGTTAGTCCAGACCTCTATATAAAGAGGACTCTCTATGAGGAATTATCAAGCAAGAAAAAAATATATTCCCAATCTTCTTCCTGTTACCGAGGCATCACCGTTGTCATGGTGCTGTCGCGCCTATTGCAGTTCATGCTACCTCTTGGTAGCCTTAGGACCCTTATTCTACAACTTTCATAGCGGGAAAGCATTCTTCTAAAGGCCTAAGAGACCAAGGATGTCACTTGAATGTACAGTCATGCAAACAGCTAACAAATCAACAAAATTCTTTAAAACAAAACGGTTACAGATAACCGATATAAGATAAACCGTTGATTTTGTTCCATCTGCACACAGGTTAGAAGATGAGATCGACTCTAGATTCTAGAGATACATATAAATTAACTTATGTTTAACTCTGATTCAACACatttgtttcttcgcaccaattcAAAGGATAGTTAACTTGAAATTCGCATTCAACTTGTACGAATTCTACGGCAAGGAGAATAAACAAATAGGAATCAATGAAGAAGGTACACCCAATACTTACATGAACAAAACAAACATTAACAATGGAAAGTAACTTAGCATATCAAAAGCAGAGAACATTAAACTTCTTTTGTGATTTGCACAGTCAAGTCATTTTAACATTTTATATGATCTAATAACTGAAGAAGTCACCAGTTCTTCAGCTCTCGCGGGAACATTTAATTCATGAAATACGTTTCACCTCTCTGCTTCTCTTTCTTACCTCCATTTTTATTCACATTTAAAATGTAGCAAACTAACATTACACATGCACGATAGTAAGATTGCATACCATGGTTGGTTTGCCATCGACCATGACATGAAAATTTATACTAGATAACTTCCAGTGACAAAGACACAAGCTGTCAGGATgctttaaataaataaaaaatgcaAGGGGTAAACTGGCAACTGGTAGGTGGCAACAAATAAGAGGTCTTCAGGAGGCGAACCCTAAACAGCAAGACTGGCCTGGTAAGGTGTAGCAAGGACATAAGTATGCAGCTCAGTAATTAAGGAGCGCTAGGAGATCAAGAGAATGAAAAGGCAAGATGGAACATTAAGATGGGTGCAACATAGCAAGAAAGTGGGGAGGAGGCAATTGCAGTTTCGGCAGCAGAGCATGGATGAATTGCAAAAAGAATGGCATTCCACAGGAAACCAACAAGGGTCAGGCAGCAAGGAAGTGAGTACATTTGTGGCCGATTAAGGCCTGGGCAGGTTGTGCACTGCAAATCTGCTTTGCTGCAGAAGCATGTGGTAGCAGTGGGGTCTCAAGGATCTTGACAAAAATCAAGTTTAAAGCCGAGGGCCACAAGAGAGTACTGGTATGACGTAAGTGCAGTGTGCTATAAGGCGCTCATGTTAAAAGAGGTAAGCTTCGATGTGAACATGGATTTGTAATACCCATTTCATTGCGAttcttcaaaatattgtaaaaaataGAACTTTAACATTAGGATCAATTAATCTCATTATTCGAATCATGTAAACTGCAAATTCCCTCTTCAAATTCACAACTACATCCTACGGTAAGTACATAATGCTGAAAATTATATACATTTAATAAGTGGATTTGGTGGAaatacaagaagaagaagaaggcaaggtaTGTCAAAAAAACTCATTTTCTGCATCACTTACAGAACAATAAAATTAGAGGAACTAGGACCCAGAAGCCTCACCTCTCAGCGAGGAACAGGATGTGGTCTTCATCGGCAAACTCAGGGAGGAGCACAGCCTCCATCCGACCATCTGCCCGCGTTGCGGCGACCTCAAGGACGCCGGCGAGAGCGTCCTGGACCGATACGCTTGTGCTGGTTGCACGGGTCCCAGCCGCGCGCCGGGCGGAGGTCAGGGCTGTCCAGTCCCGGAGATCAACGCGGCGCCATGCGAACGGGTCGCGAGCTGCGGCCCACCACGCAGAGCAGGCACGGGGAGCGCCGCCAGAAAGTAGATCTGGGGTGCCCACGCGGGACATAATCGCCACAAGGAGATCGTGCTGCAGCTCCCCCCACGGCCGGACCGGCGGCGACGCCATTGACGTCGGAGACCGGTAGGTAGTTTCGTTTTCCCTTTCTGAGATGGAGAGGTAGGTTATGTCCCGGTTAGAAACCGACCGTGTAGATTAGGGGCGTCGTTGTTCGCCGCATCCTCTCGGGCCTTGGTATGCAAAGCCTTCGATCTTTAAGCTGTGGCTCAGTGTAAGGTTATAATGCTTCTGTAGTTATAGAAAAAAAAGGTTATAATGCTTCTCCTGTATTTTTAGTAATTAATGGTAAATTTTACGGACTAATGTTTTTATTGCgcttatataaaaatatattccATAAGTAGTTCTCCCAGTCTATGTGTTAGATTTAGGTGTGGATGCCATGACGATAAAAATATATCTTGAATATTGACATCAAGAATATTGGACAAGAATAAATAAAGGTGAAATTCTTGTGTgaacatgctctagcttatgtattaagcaatggatgatcaaaaTT contains:
- the LOC124702728 gene encoding F-box/LRR-repeat protein At3g48880-like, whose translation is MASPPVRPWGELQHDLLVAIMSRVGTPDLLSGGAPRACSAWWAAARDPFAWRRVDLRDWTALTSARRAAGTRATSTSVSVQDALAGVLEVAATRADGRMEAVLLPEFADEDHILFLAERSPNLQYFSFPTTCMTYDQFCKAIGKLQSLKGMAVDESLINYDALHHVHQCCPDFLELKVFALYVDEYMASIICDSLPRLKKLEIPNSDMSCAAIIKFLDCLEELEYMDISGYETSAISSTVLHKASRLKVFIWNSKFELGEFKDCSNCGEHSINPLEPCNCIMDHKVMDWLAGPSQAS